One Catharus ustulatus isolate bCatUst1 chromosome 20, bCatUst1.pri.v2, whole genome shotgun sequence DNA window includes the following coding sequences:
- the TEN1 gene encoding CST complex subunit TEN1 isoform X2 — translation MLPSAGVYYFPWEIDSSVPEGKTLRTFGRLCCYDLARSEAVLTTQHNLAQYKVCVDTKFVEPFQAQVGSFYMVLGEVEHREETSSPVVKARILTCVEGVNVPLLEQAIQEQRKYFNERQEQRENSTS, via the exons ATGCTGCCAAGTGCTGGTGTCTATTACTTCCCATGGGAGATCGACAGCTCAGTCCCTGAGGGGAAGACACTGAGGACATTTGGCAG GTTATGCTGCTATGACCTGGCCCGATCTGAAGCTGTCCTCACCACACAGCACAACTTGGCTCAGTACAAAGTCTGTGTTGACACCAAGTTTGTGGAGCCATTCCAAGCCCAAGTGGGATCTTTCTACATGGTCCTGGGAGAGGTTGAACACAGGGAAG aaacTTCCAGTCCTGTGGTAAAAGCACGAATATTGACCTGTGTGGAAGGGGTGAATGTGCCCCTGCTGGAACAAGCCAtacaggagcagaggaaataCTTCAAtgagaggcaggagcagagggaaaacagcacatcctga